TTGATCTGTCGTTAAAGCATTTATACATGCTTGAAACATAGATTCGTTGTTCTGAAACAATATTACAATGATGattattctatctatctatttatttaaagtaaaTAGATTTTATGTTATTAACATCAATGTTATTTTGTACTTGAATTTGTCTAACGATACTAAGAATCCTGGCCATAACCGGATTGTCTGTAGGCACAGCATCTCTGTAAAGGGCTTCAGCAAAGAAACTTATTAATCTAGGTAGATTTGCATTATTTGGTCCTAAAACTACTAAGTGATTCGCTTCGATTAAATCACATAAATATCCATAAACATGAGGAGCTTCATCTTCGTCCTCTACAACCGGCAGCCAAGACAGCCTATAAAACGTagtaataaagattattatagcaattgaaattttgtattggttttaatgtctttttttattcatataaaatgatatttaccAGTGTGGAAGAATCTCATCTACGTTGATAgctttgttattatatttaagaatttttgttACTGCTGATATAGCATTTTCTGTAGGATTAACATTTTCCGGTGATCTAGATTCTGGATCATTGATAACTTCCATTAACCTTGGTAATGCTTCTGCACATGCTTGAGCAAATGCTTCTCCTCCAAACTGTCCTAAAACTCCACAACCATATGCCGCCGCTTGTCTAACTTCAGCAGATTTATCTGACACATATTGGATCATTGGTCGTAAAAAGAATTCTTGATATTTCGCACAATCAGGACCTCCAAATTCTATTACATCATCAAAAACACACAAAGCCCATTGATGATCTGACCAAGATCTATCAgggtttaataattttacgaaGTGTCCACAAATTTGAtcaaagaatggaaaaaatgaTGATTTGTGTGTAGTAAAAAGAGCGTGTAAAATATCTGCAATTTTACTCAGAGTGTATATGTCTTCGTTATCTTCATCCTCAAGTTGTTCTTCGACTACTTCATCGTAATCTtcatcttttcgtttttctaatCGAGCTACTGCTCTATCAAAGTGTTCGTTGAGTAATTTGTCCAAAATACGTAAAAGTTCTGCCATAGGTTGAGCACCTAAGCAACCAGCTCCCAACGTTTCTATACATTTGGCCAGAGAATATAACAATTCTAACAATACTTCAGATTCTGGTTCTGTGTCTATAGCTTTTAATAAATCAGGACAGATATAAGCCCACATTCCTTCTAAATATTGTGGTCCTTTGATTTTTGCACAATCAAGAAGACATGGTAAACTTGATGCAGCTGCGGTACGTACACCATCgtgaaaatagaattttaacaTAGGAACCATAAGTCGCACTACCTCTTCGGCATAATCCGCGAAACCTTCTTTTAATTGACGCGCATAACAAACTAACATTTCACATGCAGATGCTTTGTCTTCTAGACCAGCAGTTTTAATACCGAAATTTTGTTGTTCTCCGAGAGAAACAAACTGCCAATCAAGATCTCCTTCTATACCTTGCATATCTTCATTGTCTAATAATGCAACTTCTGGTTTCATTGCCGCAGTACGTAGGACAGGACCCATTACTAAAGGCAAGTATTGTTCAAACTGTTTTCCAAGAATTTTGCAAATACGAACCCAAGCAGAAATTAAGTAACTTGTTTGAGGATCGTCATCAGGAAGATCTTCCGAATGTGTTTTTAATAACATGTCCATCACTTCATTGGCGTCggcaataaatttttctgGGCCAACAGCTACACCTATGAGACTGACACATTCAATCGTCTTTCCTCTTAGCATTTTGTGTTCTGGTAGAGTCGcattttgaattatatattttagacAAGGCATTAATCTGTCATAATAAGTGACAAATTGCTCTTCACACGTATCGGCAACAGAAGCAATAGTTGTAACAACTTGTTCCAAAACAAGTTTAGTACCCTTCTCTACTAATTCTTGAAATTTAGCAGTGAGTATCGATTCAAGTTTTGCCATAATACCATCAAGGTATGGAGTTAGTATATGTTTTGGACAATCCTCGCTAAAATTTACCAATGCAGCTCCTGCATGAGCCTGTACCCTAGGATTTGCATTATCATCCAATACCATAAGTAATCCAGGTATAACTTtatcatgaaatttcttttcaaacgtAGGAGCAAAGTCTGTTGACATTTGTCCTACTGCATTACAAGCTGCATATCTAACACGAGGATGCTAAAAGAAAAGCAATAGAAATtgtacaatgaaaataatacaaaatataacttttatcatatttttgtaTGTTTCAACACTATGACTATCTTTGTTTCAAAATAATCAGCTCTCAGAAACTTCAAAGTCAAGATTATGAAATTCATGTTGCTAAAACAGTgacatgaatacatatattaactTTTCCATTATTCTGCCAAGAAtgttataacattattttcaaaattttgatGATGCAGTTCATTCCATTCATggccttttattttctacgataacTCAGAATATTCTAAACTAAAACAACTTACAGGGTCTTGTAAGTATTGTATAACACCTTCCATAATTTGTGGCAATATAGCTTCCATTTGTTTGTGACACCCTTCACCAACAGCAGATATAGCCATGAGAGCTGCATGtctaaatacaaaatttcttttgttagtaatttaataatcaataatttaataaatgtaataaaataaaagtgttTGTTCCAATGCTATGatggtaattttttattaacatcaaCTCTCTTAAAAGGAACATGCAATGAGAATCTCCGAATTCTATCTATCAAAACGATAGGATAGAAATAAGAGTTATCTCATTGATTACTTTGCCACAGATGTAACGCGATtacttatattaaatatataatcgctGACTATTCTGTGGCCTTTTtttagagaagaaaataatatcaattatttttcagatatttaaataaattttatacattgCTATTTTACCTATATTTCCAGTCAGTATTACTCAACATTGAAGGGATATTTTGCACTATCTGTGGTAGCATGGTTTTACCACCTAAACCACATGCTAATCTGTCTAAAGCACTTTCAGCTACTACGTTATTACTGtcattatcttcttctatAATTTCATCAGAGAAACTCCATTTTTCATCCTCTTCCAAGTCTGTCATCATTTTTAAAACCAAAGGTACTAATGCTGCAATGTATTTTCCACCAACTTTACGAACCATTGCTGGTGCAGTTTCTGCAAGTGTTACTAAAACTTCGAGAGCTAATTGCCTCCAAGAATCTTCcatttcttcgttcgaaaaaattttcatacacATTTCCATGATATTTTCTAACTGATGTCTTAAAAATTTTGGCGTAGATTCAGCTAAATCGATCAGTACTTTTAATAAAGCATCATCAACTTGTTTCTCTACAGATTGAGCAGTTACTTGCACAACTACAGGTAAAAGTtcagaaaaatgtttttgtatgttttcttctttatcatgTAAAGTTATAAAAGCTCCTATTGCTCTTACTGCTTGGAATCTAACCtgtataatcgaaaaatatatttcatttagtGATGactacaaaattttcttttaattaataaaaatgtaaggaattcacacatatatatgtatgcccCGTATCTGTCTGCAAATTAAAACTTTACAAGCTACAGTCATCAGAAGGCAGATTTTTTTTAGGAAGATTTTGTGACGAGAAATTCTAAACTTCTGGTATCTCGTGTATCAATCTTCCAAATTTGTATAAACTAATTATTTACCTCATAATTTGTGGTATCCATGACTGACTGTTGTAACATTTGCTTAATAAGATTAAGGTAATTTGCTTGCTGATTTCCAAAAACCCCAGGGACGGatctattatacatattttcatttatttcgatttttcaatctttaaattcaatttgaaatttaaagCAATGAACTTACGTGAACATTCGTAATGCACTTTCCTTTAATGCTGGTAAAGGACTATTTGCACATTGAAATAGGAACTGAAGAAATTCTGGCCATTGATTGTTTCCATCTTCATCTATTAAATTACGAGCAACTTCAGCTGCAACTTCGCATATTTTACGGCGAATTGTTTCTGTTTGTTCATTTTGaacatataacaaaatttgcTCTTTCAACTGTACTTGTGCTTCTGGAGGAATctgaatgaaatttaatgttaaaatttttatataaaaatacacaatgtattaacgattttttttaaattgaagaCAAAAACTATTACACACACAGAAAACCAAtgagacaaagaaaataacttaaaattttgttaaattatagattataaagtaaaataaaatctttattaaGAAAGTTAACTTAAGATAactatagataatatatttatcattggCAATACTTGTTGGCACTAACTtcaaacataatatatagttTGCTTGAAACTATTTTAGTTTGcttctttgatattatttgatcaactaaatttttatgtgcttatgatttaaaaaaaaaaaattgtagatatgtaaaaaacaattatataacataatatgcAGATATTCTTATGACTATTACCTTAGAGTAAAAGTCCATAAattcagaagaaaaaagtcggCGCAGTAGCACTGCAGCCATGGCACGCATCTCTTCTGCAAGGGCAGCATTGCAAATGGATGTCAAAAGAAATGTCACCTTAGTTTCCACTGGAAGATTGTTATATGCTTcctaaaattaatttataaacaatttaattttggTTATATATTTTGACAATGTACAATCTTAGtgcaatatataattttacattaattataataaaaaatgaattatatctAATGAAATAAGTTTCCaaattaagaatataaaagattataaaaaaataatataattgtattaaataatacagttataatatttttataatgtaatatagattttttttattcaatgtatagtttcaataaaataaagattacaGACTTAAAATAAAGATCGTTCGCCTTTAAAGGATAAGGATCGATTGTCGGATCGCACGTGATTGAAtttggaaatagaaaaaggaatgaaatgaATTATGCTAGCGTATACGCATGTGTATAAATCTAATCCAATCAAATCTATGGGGGGgtgtgtaaaagaaaaaataaatattaaattggaCGTATGtagattcgattcgatttaatttttcgtacgaataatttttaaataccgGAACTGGAAATAAGAGTGCATGTGGGAGGGAACGCACGTTGGATGAACGATTACAACGAAAACTCCATGCCGCTTGGTATGCTATATTTTTATCCACGTCATTAATCATTTACATTtaggaaaatatatgtatatatataatttgatctTTCGAAGTATCCTTTGATTATTTCTGTCATaatcatattaaattatatttaaaggtGAATAAATGGATTTTACGAAGCACGCAATGCCGCGCGCGACACCattttggatttttattaGCTTATTCCAAACACTTGTTAGCATTCATCCGAGAAGCTGGCGAttcttattgatataaatttagaCATGACATTGTTAGGTGTAAATGCAATATCGAATTAAGATTTAAGAAAGGTAGACACTAAAAATGTGATAGCGATTTGAGAAATCATTCATGCTAAGCTCTGACATGTTGGCAACGTGCTCAAGGGGTAATCAGTGAATCATCATCAAAATCCGTACATTTTTCGTCTTGAAAATATGTTTGTTATATGcgtaaaaaaaattggatataatatacatacttcCGCTTGCGTTCGGGCATCGTTATCCGCGCTGAGAAGTGTGTTTAAAAGCTGTTGAAATTGTTCCAGGTCTGCCGCCATTGTCGCCGAACGAGTGAACACCACGCACGCTTACATGACTTGATCGTCGTTTGAAAGTGCCAAATCAACTGTTAGAAATGTCCCTTCTTTTTACCAAcattagaaaatttagaaTCCATAGTGTCTTGAGAGATATACGATTGATTTTTCACCGATATCAATTGtgtcattcattttttttttatacatggAAGTATAAGATTTccaatgataattttatattaatttataatcatttatgaaaatatataatgttagtGAGTTGAAAATGTGACTACAcgttcaaaatttttttttacaagattGGTACTATTGAGTACTTTAATATCGAGTAAGATCACTAGTTACATCATCTGTGATTGGAAAGTTCCTGTTATTGTATTCTAATGTACCAGTTataagtaaaagataaaacgtaAATAGTAACAATTGGTCGATCAATGTACACAATatgatattttgaaaaaaagtgaGTTTTTACCAATCGCTTAAACGGCATCCAAATATATTACTCAATTATATTGGTTGAATTTTAACTTTGTAAcctataagtaataatatatacatacaaaagaaAGCATGAATTATTGAGAATTCCTATCACGCAAATTAAAACATGGCTGGTAACTATAggaattttatgaaattgttAGAATCTTGGCCATTAGATAAGTCAAAACCTGGCAggtaattttatatgtattagaaatcttttatttacatatatatacgtatgtgtatattatatacatattaataagaaaaatataatttacatatatttaataaatcaaatcatttgatttatataggTACTGATAGGTTAGATATAATAGgttagatataatattaaaattacaattatcatgcaaataagttttatatttcttgaattttattgttacatGTGATATAAATGttgttcatattttttattcagagATTTAAGTCAACATATTCGTGACCAAGTGAAACTTACCTTCTCAAAAGGTGATATTACTACTCCAGTAGATCAAGAACAATGTGATCGATATTATGCAAGTTTGAAAAGGATAACTTCAAATCATTATggacaaatatataaacgtaatcTTACAAGTACTGCAAGTGGCTTAACAGCAGAGCAATGTAATATTGCACTAAGCCctgaaatgaaagaatatttggaagaagaaaataaattttttcttaagaagCTTATAAGCAGCATACAGAATTTCCGTAAGGATGCTTAAATTTaaagttaatttattatatttacgagCTTTTCGTAGCAACAAACTATAtcatgaaacaaaaatacagtTATATCGTGTAGCAAAAATTAATACACAATATGTAACGAACAAAAGATATTTCAGTCAACAACAGGATATAGAAGAACaagatgtaattaaaaagagtAATGGACACATACCTGCAATGACAAAAGAagttttacaatatttacaaCCATCTCCAGgtaaaatatatgtagatatgacTTTTGGTGCTGGAGGACATACTACTGAAATTTTAAAATCAGCACCCAATGTAACAATTTTTACATTAGATAGAGACCCAGTAGCATATAATATTGCACAAGATTTATCAAAGAACTATCCTGGACAAGTGATTCCTTTGTTAGGAAGATTTTCAGATTTATCATCATTACTTAGCGAACATAAAGTTGAAAAGAATAGTATTGATGGCTTCTTGTTTGATTTTGGATGTTCATCAATGCAATTTGACAATGCAGAAAGAGGTTTTTCTTTGTCAAAAAACGGACCATTAGATATGAGAATGGATGGTTGTAGATGTCCTGAAAATCCAACTGCTGCTGATGTAATAGAAAGAGCAGATGAGATAGATTTGTATCATATACTGAAAATTTATGGACAAGAAAAGAAGGCTAGAAAGATAGCACATGCGCTTATTGAAGCAAGatacatgtataaaaaattggaAACAACAAAAGAATTGGCACAGCTTGTTGAATCTGTATTTGAtaatgaaattagaaaagatcGATTAGGTAGATTTTCACATTGTGCAACAAAAACGTTTCAAGCTCTtagaatttttgtaaataatgaaTTGAATGAAATCAATTATGGCATGGTGCTTGCAcaaaattacttaaaaattgGTGGTTGTTTGATAACAATATCCTTCCATTCATTGGAAGATACTGTTGTTAAAAGACACATGACAGG
This window of the Vespula vulgaris chromosome 6, iyVesVulg1.1, whole genome shotgun sequence genome carries:
- the LOC127064810 gene encoding importin-5; its protein translation is MAADLEQFQQLLNTLLSADNDARTQAEEAYNNLPVETKVTFLLTSICNAALAEEMRAMAAVLLRRLFSSEFMDFYSKIPPEAQVQLKEQILLYVQNEQTETIRRKICEVAAEVARNLIDEDGNNQWPEFLQFLFQCANSPLPALKESALRMFTSVPGVFGNQQANYLNLIKQMLQQSVMDTTNYEVRFQAVRAIGAFITLHDKEENIQKHFSELLPVVVQVTAQSVEKQVDDALLKVLIDLAESTPKFLRHQLENIMEMCMKIFSNEEMEDSWRQLALEVLVTLAETAPAMVRKVGGKYIAALVPLVLKMMTDLEEDEKWSFSDEIIEEDNDSNNVVAESALDRLACGLGGKTMLPQIVQNIPSMLSNTDWKYRHAALMAISAVGEGCHKQMEAILPQIMEGVIQYLQDPHPRVRYAACNAVGQMSTDFAPTFEKKFHDKVIPGLLMVLDDNANPRVQAHAGAALVNFSEDCPKHILTPYLDGIMAKLESILTAKFQELVEKGTKLVLEQVVTTIASVADTCEEQFVTYYDRLMPCLKYIIQNATLPEHKMLRGKTIECVSLIGVAVGPEKFIADANEVMDMLLKTHSEDLPDDDPQTSYLISAWVRICKILGKQFEQYLPLVMGPVLRTAAMKPEVALLDNEDMQGIEGDLDWQFVSLGEQQNFGIKTAGLEDKASACEMLVCYARQLKEGFADYAEEVVRLMVPMLKFYFHDGVRTAAASSLPCLLDCAKIKGPQYLEGMWAYICPDLLKAIDTEPESEVLLELLYSLAKCIETLGAGCLGAQPMAELLRILDKLLNEHFDRAVARLEKRKDEDYDEVVEEQLEDEDNEDIYTLSKIADILHALFTTHKSSFFPFFDQICGHFVKLLNPDRSWSDHQWALCVFDDVIEFGGPDCAKYQEFFLRPMIQYVSDKSAEVRQAAAYGCGVLGQFGGEAFAQACAEALPRLMEVINDPESRSPENVNPTENAISAVTKILKYNNKAINVDEILPHWLSWLPVVEDEDEAPHVYGYLCDLIEANHLVVLGPNNANLPRLISFFAEALYRDAVPTDNPVMARILSIVRQIQNNESMFQACINALTTDQQQALSEALSAQTTN
- the LOC127064889 gene encoding ubiquinol-cytochrome-c reductase complex assembly factor 2 codes for the protein MAGNYRNFMKLLESWPLDKSKPGRDLSQHIRDQVKLTFSKGDITTPVDQEQCDRYYASLKRITSNHYGQIYKRNLTSTASGLTAEQCNIALSPEMKEYLEEENKFFLKKLISSIQNFHISVNNRI
- the LOC127064888 gene encoding probable methyltransferase-like protein 15 homolog codes for the protein MLKFKVNLLYLRAFRSNKLYHETKIQLYRVAKINTQYVTNKRYFSQQQDIEEQDVIKKSNGHIPAMTKEVLQYLQPSPGKIYVDMTFGAGGHTTEILKSAPNVTIFTLDRDPVAYNIAQDLSKNYPGQVIPLLGRFSDLSSLLSEHKVEKNSIDGFLFDFGCSSMQFDNAERGFSLSKNGPLDMRMDGCRCPENPTAADVIERADEIDLYHILKIYGQEKKARKIAHALIEARYMYKKLETTKELAQLVESVFDNEIRKDRLGRFSHCATKTFQALRIFVNNELNEINYGMVLAQNYLKIGGCLITISFHSLEDTVVKRHMTGNITDSMANAMPLKYLNYDKSFCIDELNDIVRSPWIMMHKHVLTPSSEEINKNPRVRSAKFRAITKVK